DNA sequence from the Helicobacter sp. MIT 05-5293 genome:
CACCATTGCCACCATAAAGCCCCTCTTGTTTTTGCATTTCTGCAAAACAATTTGCTAAAAAATCAACACCCGGAATCGTATCATCATCAAACACACAGACTAAGTCAGATTGCGCACTTCTTCTTGCAAAATCAAATCTTGCCCATACGCCTTGATTCATTTCTGAAATCTCTATTTTGTCAAATGAATCTTTGATTTCGCTAGGTATGTCAATCCCTTCAAAAACACCATCTTGATAGAGCAATATCTCTTTGGGCTGCAAACTCTGTGCTTGAATAGCCTGAAGCTGTTGTTTAAGAGCGTATGGACGCTTGTAAAGGTTGAGAATGATGCTAATGTCTGATTTTACAGATTCACTGCTATTTTTATTTTTCATTGATTACTCCTAAAGAAATTTTTGATATGTTGATAGATTCTTTGGCTTGCTAAGCCATCACCATAGGGATTTTGGGATTCTAAAATATAGGGGTGATTGAGAAAGTAATGCCCTCTTTGGACAATGTGTTTTTTATCGTTTCCTACTAGCTCGCTAAATCCTAACGCAAGCCCAGCTGTGCGCTCCGTGAAGTTTCTTAAAACCAAAACTTTTACTTTGAAACTCGGGGCTTCTTCTTGTATGCCTCCACTATCAGTCAAAACTAAATGACTTGCTTTTAGGACATTAATGAGGTCAATATAATTCAAAGATTCTGTAAGGATAATATTTGATAATGGTTTTAGGGTATTTTGGAGGACGCCTCTGATATTGGGATTGGGGTGTAGAGGGAGTATGAAAAATGTGTGTGGATTGCGACTAGCCAACTCTTTTATGGCAGCAGATAGTTCGTGAATCTTCTCGTGATTTTCCCTGCGGTGCAAGGTTACCAAACAAAATTTGTTGCTCCCCCCCCCCAGCAAGATTCACGCCCATTTTTTTGAGACGAAGCATTGATTTTGCTAATTCTTTTGAATCTAAATAAGAAAAAGCGTCAATGACTGTGTTTTGTGTTACGAAGACTTTTGAATGATCAATATGCTCTGCAAATAAATTTTGTGCATCTTGTTGTGTGGGACAAAAATGCACAGAGGCAATTTTACTAATCATTAGTCGCATCGCCTCTTCAGGAAAAGGTTCATAGATATTACCCGACCTCAAGCCTGCCTCAATATGAAAAATAGGAATCTTTTTATAAAATGCACTCAAAGCTCCACAATAAGCACTCATTGTGTCTCCTTGAACGATTACTGCGTCAATTTTGATTTTTTCTAAAAGATTATCTAGTTTGGTGAGTAATCTTGCATTAAGGCTTGGCAAACTTTGATTTTCTCTCATAATATTGAGAGAAAAATCCGCTTTAATATCAAAAAATTGGAGTGTTTGACGACTTAAATGTTTTTGTTGTTCGGTATTGCATAAATACACTACAAAATCTTTTTGAGATTTGAAATACAAAAACAAAGGAGCAAGTTTAATTACTTCGGGTCTTGTGCCTAAAACAAAAAGAATTTTCTTCATTTTGATTTGTCAAATAGTCCTTTCGTTCAGATTATTCGCGAAACTATACCATAAATTATAAATAATTTTTCAGCAATATTGAGCTTGATTGCAGTTAGCAGTTAATGATTAATAAAAATTCTAATACAAGCAAAATTATCCATTTTTTGGCTCTTAATTGTGGCAATTCTTTACATTTAATATTAAAATTAGTGAATATTAAAAAAATTACTATTTTATTATTGTCTTTAAGATTACTTAAGTTAAAATCTTTGAGAATCTAAGAATATTAAGGAGTCAGTTTCAATGAATCCCGATGAAAAACAAGTGAAAGGTTTTCTGGTCTCTAAAACTAATCCTCAAGGTAAAATCACTTATTGTAATGAGGCTTTTATCGATATT
Encoded proteins:
- a CDS encoding UDP-N-acetylglucosamine 2-epimerase, producing the protein MLGGGSNKFCLVTLHRRENHEKIHELSAAIKELASRNPHTFFILPLHPNPNIRGVLQNTLKPLSNIILTESLNYIDLINVLKASHLVLTDSGGIQEEAPSFKVKVLVLRNFTERTAGLALGFSELVGNDKKHIVQRGHYFLNHPYILESQNPYGDGLASQRIYQHIKNFFRSNQ
- a CDS encoding UDP-N-acetylglucosamine 2-epimerase — encoded protein: MKKILFVLGTRPEVIKLAPLFLYFKSQKDFVVYLCNTEQQKHLSRQTLQFFDIKADFSLNIMRENQSLPSLNARLLTKLDNLLEKIKIDAVIVQGDTMSAYCGALSAFYKKIPIFHIEAGLRSGNIYEPFPEEAMRLMISKIASVHFCPTQQDAQNLFAEHIDHSKVFVTQNTVIDAFSYLDSKELAKSMLRLKKMGVNLAGGGEQQILFGNLAPQGKSREDSRTICCHKRVG